In Marivirga salinae, a single window of DNA contains:
- a CDS encoding adenylyl cyclase → MLSIRHFLYTLSSILLLSIATGCSDSNKDSNDSDTFIFGKNVLVFDDSMDLDSIKMTLEALHEQQKYNEFGSERYALLFKPGTYDLDVTVDYYVQALGLGRYPEDVTINGAVQSTSSTNDNKVTTMFWRGAENFKVVPKDGEMIYWAVSQAAPYRRMHVSGDINFDKGSWASGGVLANSIVEGRAGLTTGQQWMTRNSSIGSWEGGNWNRVFVGVKGAPNDKWPAQPTTVIDKTPIIREKPFLTYTESGDYAVFVPALLRDTSGPSWINRDEKGELIPIADFHIAFPDKDNSTSINKALADGKHILFTPGIYELDETLSITNPNTVIFGLGLPTLIPQNGVIAVATHDVHGVKLAGFMVDAGPELSPSLIQIGTEDSDEDFSDNPISLHDIYCRVGGAVVGQAEATVTINSNYVIGDHFWLWRADHGIGTEWMDGQNKHGLVVNGDHVTIYGLFNEHFQGYQTLWNGEYGRTYFYQSEIPYSPPSLEVWNVNGKPGYASYKVADSVENHNAYGLGIYSFFRGEPTISNNVRLENAMEVPDNSGIVITHISTFAGLNGGINHSINGLGESTEVGELKLYDGFKGKE, encoded by the coding sequence ATGCTTTCTATCCGCCATTTCCTCTACACACTTTCCTCTATACTGTTGTTAAGTATAGCTACTGGATGTTCCGACTCAAACAAAGACTCTAATGATTCAGATACCTTCATATTTGGTAAGAATGTTCTCGTTTTTGACGATTCTATGGATTTGGATAGTATAAAAATGACGCTTGAAGCCTTACACGAGCAACAAAAATATAATGAGTTTGGCTCAGAACGTTATGCTCTATTATTCAAACCCGGAACCTATGATTTAGATGTGACGGTCGATTATTATGTTCAGGCACTTGGTTTAGGAAGATATCCTGAGGATGTTACCATCAATGGAGCAGTACAATCCACCTCATCTACAAATGACAATAAGGTGACCACTATGTTTTGGCGTGGTGCCGAGAATTTCAAAGTAGTCCCGAAGGATGGCGAAATGATTTATTGGGCGGTTTCACAAGCCGCTCCTTACCGAAGAATGCATGTTTCAGGGGATATAAATTTTGATAAAGGAAGTTGGGCAAGTGGTGGTGTTCTTGCCAATTCTATTGTGGAAGGCAGGGCTGGTTTAACCACAGGACAGCAGTGGATGACAAGAAATTCAAGCATTGGTTCATGGGAAGGTGGAAACTGGAACAGGGTGTTTGTTGGAGTGAAAGGTGCTCCGAATGATAAATGGCCTGCTCAACCCACAACCGTAATTGACAAAACACCAATAATTCGTGAAAAACCGTTTTTGACTTATACAGAATCGGGTGATTATGCGGTATTTGTTCCTGCTTTGCTTCGAGATACTTCTGGTCCTTCATGGATAAATCGTGATGAGAAGGGTGAGCTAATACCCATAGCTGATTTTCACATCGCTTTTCCCGATAAAGATAATTCCACTTCCATTAATAAAGCCTTAGCTGATGGTAAGCATATTTTGTTTACACCAGGAATCTACGAACTAGATGAAACCCTTAGCATCACAAATCCTAATACTGTAATCTTTGGCCTTGGATTACCGACACTTATTCCTCAAAATGGAGTGATTGCGGTGGCTACTCATGATGTCCATGGAGTAAAATTAGCAGGTTTTATGGTAGATGCGGGTCCTGAACTATCTCCAAGCCTGATTCAAATTGGAACAGAGGATTCTGATGAGGATTTTTCTGATAATCCCATTTCTCTTCATGATATCTATTGCCGAGTTGGGGGTGCGGTAGTTGGTCAAGCCGAAGCCACCGTGACTATCAATAGCAATTATGTAATTGGCGATCATTTTTGGTTATGGCGAGCCGATCACGGTATTGGAACTGAATGGATGGATGGACAAAATAAGCACGGCCTTGTTGTAAATGGGGATCATGTCACAATCTACGGCTTGTTTAATGAGCACTTCCAAGGATATCAAACGCTCTGGAATGGAGAATACGGCAGAACTTATTTTTACCAATCTGAAATTCCCTATTCGCCACCCAGCTTAGAGGTTTGGAATGTTAATGGAAAGCCTGGCTATGCTTCTTATAAAGTTGCGGATAGCGTTGAAAATCACAATGCCTATGGCTTGGGAATTTATAGCTTTTTTCGTGGTGAGCCAACTATTTCTAATAATGTCAGATTAGAAAATGCAATGGAAGTCCCTGACAATTCAGGCATAGTAATCACACATATCTCAACCTTCGCTGGACTCAATGGAGGTATCAATCATTCCATTAATGGATTGGGCGAATCCACCGAAGTGGGCGAACTAAAACTTTATGATGGATTTAAAGGGAAAGAATAG
- the nadC gene encoding carboxylating nicotinate-nucleotide diphosphorylase, with the protein MAYQYLTKENIQGFIQSALAEDIREGDHSSLASIPAGTQNTAQLIIKGDGILAGMEMAEHIFKAVDENLKIEFFKKDGDKVKAGEIGLKVHGSAVSILSAERLVLNCLQRMSGIATYTHNLNELIRHTSAKLLDTRKTTPNFRIAEKWAVAIGGGQNHRFGLFDMVMLKDNHNDFAGGITKAVQSTREYLKQNNLSLRIEVETRNLDEVKEALAVGGVDVIMLDNMEVPEMKAAVELINGKCETEASGGITEETIKPIAETGVDYISVGALTHSYKSLDMSLKAVS; encoded by the coding sequence TTGGCATACCAGTACTTAACCAAAGAAAATATACAAGGATTTATTCAATCTGCTTTGGCAGAAGATATCAGAGAAGGGGATCATTCTTCACTGGCATCTATTCCAGCTGGAACGCAAAATACTGCTCAATTAATTATTAAAGGAGATGGTATTTTGGCAGGCATGGAAATGGCTGAGCATATTTTTAAAGCAGTAGATGAAAATTTGAAAATTGAATTTTTCAAAAAGGATGGTGATAAAGTTAAAGCTGGAGAAATTGGCTTGAAAGTGCATGGCTCTGCTGTTTCTATTTTGAGTGCCGAACGATTGGTTTTGAATTGCTTGCAACGCATGAGTGGAATTGCCACCTATACGCACAATCTAAATGAATTAATTAGACATACTTCCGCTAAACTTTTGGATACTCGTAAGACTACTCCAAATTTTCGAATTGCAGAAAAATGGGCGGTGGCCATTGGTGGCGGACAAAATCATCGCTTCGGATTATTTGATATGGTAATGCTGAAAGACAACCATAATGATTTTGCCGGTGGAATTACGAAAGCGGTTCAATCTACTCGAGAATATTTAAAGCAAAATAATTTATCGCTTAGAATAGAAGTAGAAACCCGCAATTTGGATGAGGTGAAAGAAGCTTTAGCTGTTGGCGGGGTGGATGTGATTATGTTGGATAATATGGAGGTCCCAGAAATGAAAGCTGCCGTTGAGTTAATTAACGGAAAATGTGAAACGGAGGCATCAGGAGGAATTACGGAAGAGACCATAAAACCCATCGCAGAAACGGGCGTGGACTATATTTCAGTAGGAGCTTTAACGCATTCTTATAAAAGTTTGGACATGAGTTTGAAAGCTGTTTCCTGA
- a CDS encoding class I SAM-dependent methyltransferase: MEIKRRKFQGVLNILSFNRHFYVIGLIVLATTLAGLMFFKVPDFWIWIVVATFLYGLIMPLVVSAYVYDFSGYYDFKWLKKLDLTDQKPRQIVNINAGFDETSFILKNNFPEATLKVFDFYNAKQHTEPAIVRARKVSMVYPDTLQIKSDEIPLDDQSADLIFLLSAAHEIRSHKEKVAFLKECHRICKPNGEVITVEHLRDFPNFLAFTIGVTHFFSRKAWEKAFKEAGFSSFEESKFTPFMSIFTCRP, encoded by the coding sequence ATGGAAATAAAAAGACGAAAATTTCAGGGCGTTCTCAATATTTTAAGCTTTAACCGTCATTTTTATGTCATAGGATTAATTGTTTTAGCCACAACTCTAGCTGGGTTGATGTTTTTTAAAGTCCCAGATTTTTGGATTTGGATAGTAGTGGCTACTTTTCTTTATGGACTTATTATGCCATTGGTTGTTTCTGCATACGTTTATGATTTTTCAGGTTATTACGATTTCAAATGGTTGAAAAAACTCGATTTAACAGATCAAAAACCAAGACAAATAGTAAACATCAATGCAGGTTTTGATGAAACGAGTTTTATACTCAAAAACAATTTCCCAGAGGCCACTTTAAAAGTTTTTGATTTCTACAATGCAAAGCAACACACAGAACCTGCAATAGTTAGAGCAAGAAAAGTCAGCATGGTATATCCTGATACACTTCAAATAAAGTCTGACGAAATTCCTTTAGATGATCAATCGGCAGATCTTATTTTTTTACTTTCTGCAGCTCATGAAATCCGATCGCATAAAGAAAAAGTAGCCTTTTTGAAGGAATGCCACAGAATTTGCAAGCCAAATGGAGAGGTTATTACAGTTGAGCACTTAAGAGATTTCCCCAATTTTTTGGCATTTACCATTGGCGTTACTCACTTTTTCTCAAGAAAAGCATGGGAAAAAGCATTTAAAGAAGCAGGTTTTTCTTCCTTTGAAGAAAGCAAGTTCACCCCATTCATGTCTATATTTACTTGTCGTCCTTAA
- a CDS encoding helix-turn-helix domain-containing protein encodes MNQPELGKKILELRLNKGLTQGELAEICNLSLRTIQRTESAEVTPRSHTVKVILSNLGFDPNHSFDDASRKYSTSKSRLPKLPSSMQEKLRSSTMKKLSVFLVLILLVVVGYFYTKENERKAQNIEGWVLRGSKPYSYSIGVDKSEYVTGESSAFLESKEENIEGFGTIMQSADASKYLGKKVKMSAYIKSEDVFNRAGMWLRVDSKNERKRLRFDNMSDRPIVGDTDWKKHEIILPVPPESGRLSYGFLINGTGIIWIDDIKFEVIESPNVKSTSDNKPESPKNLDFDD; translated from the coding sequence ATGAACCAACCAGAATTAGGAAAAAAAATTTTAGAGTTAAGACTAAACAAAGGGCTAACTCAAGGTGAGCTTGCTGAGATCTGTAATCTAAGTTTAAGAACGATTCAAAGAACTGAATCAGCAGAAGTAACTCCACGAAGCCATACTGTTAAAGTAATTCTATCAAATTTAGGTTTTGATCCAAATCATTCATTTGATGATGCTTCCAGAAAGTACTCAACTTCAAAAAGTCGACTCCCAAAACTTCCAAGTTCTATGCAAGAAAAATTAAGATCAAGTACTATGAAAAAATTATCTGTGTTTTTAGTCCTTATACTTTTAGTGGTAGTAGGATATTTTTATACCAAAGAAAATGAACGTAAAGCTCAAAATATCGAAGGATGGGTTTTAAGAGGAAGCAAGCCCTATAGCTATTCAATTGGGGTAGACAAATCGGAGTATGTGACTGGCGAAAGTAGTGCATTTCTTGAATCAAAAGAAGAGAATATCGAAGGCTTTGGAACGATCATGCAATCCGCTGATGCAAGTAAATATTTAGGAAAAAAGGTAAAAATGTCTGCTTATATTAAATCTGAAGATGTCTTTAATCGCGCTGGCATGTGGTTAAGAGTTGATTCAAAAAACGAGAGAAAAAGACTGAGGTTTGATAATATGTCAGACAGACCTATTGTTGGCGATACGGATTGGAAAAAACATGAAATAATCCTCCCTGTGCCACCGGAGAGCGGGAGATTGAGTTACGGCTTTTTGATCAATGGCACGGGGATTATTTGGATTGATGATATTAAATTTGAAGTTATTGAGTCGCCAAATGTAAAATCCACATCAGACAATAAACCAGAAAGCCCGAAAAACCTCGATTTTGATGATTGA
- a CDS encoding DUF2071 domain-containing protein, with protein sequence MNFLKNHPFAVETYFENSIVLSYAIAKEELQDLIPECLELDTFDDKWAFVAVAMVNTKGLRPKGIPKFLGNDFFLIGFRVFVRYTDKRGKRLRGLYILKSETNKKKMAFFGNIFTHYNYTTTDISYKKEDDQLTIHSKKSGLDVVVNSTNQDIKLPANSPFSDWKEARRFAGPLPFTFTYNEEKKEVLIIEGVRQNWKPQPLEIQKAEVGFIEEKGFKDIHLANAFVVSNIPYYWKKGKVEQWK encoded by the coding sequence ATGAATTTTCTAAAAAACCATCCTTTTGCAGTTGAAACCTATTTCGAAAACTCCATTGTGCTGTCTTATGCAATTGCTAAAGAAGAATTGCAGGACTTGATCCCGGAATGCTTAGAGCTGGATACTTTTGATGACAAATGGGCTTTTGTTGCGGTAGCCATGGTGAATACAAAAGGCTTAAGGCCTAAAGGAATTCCTAAATTTTTGGGTAACGATTTCTTTCTAATTGGTTTTCGAGTGTTTGTGCGCTATACCGATAAAAGAGGAAAGCGATTAAGAGGCTTATATATTTTGAAATCTGAAACCAATAAAAAGAAGATGGCGTTCTTCGGAAATATTTTTACGCATTACAATTACACCACTACAGATATCAGCTATAAAAAGGAGGATGACCAACTTACCATTCACTCTAAAAAATCCGGTTTAGATGTTGTGGTTAATTCCACCAATCAGGATATTAAATTACCTGCAAACTCACCTTTTAGCGATTGGAAAGAAGCCAGACGATTTGCCGGTCCATTGCCCTTTACCTTTACTTATAATGAGGAGAAAAAAGAAGTCTTAATTATTGAAGGTGTCAGACAGAACTGGAAACCACAACCGCTAGAAATTCAAAAAGCAGAAGTAGGCTTTATTGAGGAAAAAGGATTTAAAGATATCCATCTTGCGAATGCTTTTGTTGTGAGCAATATTCCCTATTACTGGAAAAAAGGAAAAGTAGAGCAATGGAAATAA
- a CDS encoding DoxX-like family protein has protein sequence MKKLLQCGFLDSNSLIPKTLHKTLTFLIALVWLINGLVCKVLNFVPRHEQIVARILGDENSRLFTILIGISEIIMTIWVITKFKSKLNAIAQIIIVATMNLIEFILVPELLLWRRFNIIFAFLFIGIVYYNEFVLNKKLNPQTTS, from the coding sequence ATGAAGAAGTTACTACAATGTGGCTTCCTAGATAGTAACAGCTTGATCCCCAAAACCCTCCATAAAACCTTAACCTTCTTAATAGCCTTAGTCTGGCTAATAAACGGACTTGTTTGCAAAGTCCTCAATTTTGTTCCAAGGCATGAGCAAATAGTTGCAAGAATCTTGGGTGATGAAAATTCAAGATTGTTTACCATTTTAATAGGAATTTCTGAAATAATAATGACAATTTGGGTTATAACTAAATTCAAATCGAAGTTGAATGCCATTGCTCAAATAATCATCGTAGCAACTATGAATCTTATAGAATTTATACTTGTCCCTGAGCTTTTACTTTGGAGAAGGTTTAATATAATTTTTGCTTTTCTATTTATAGGTATTGTTTATTATAACGAATTTGTATTGAACAAAAAGTTAAATCCGCAGACCACATCATGA
- a CDS encoding RNA methyltransferase, with translation MRKLANEELNRLEIDEFKKVKKNPIVLVLDNVRSMNNVGSAFRTGDAFLIEKIYLCGITAQPPHREINKTALGATDTVEWKHFENTLDAVEDLKKDGYQVLSVEQAENSLSLENFTPKTDEKYAFIFGNEVYGVEQEVVDKSDHCLEIPQFGTKHSLNISVSIGVVLWHSVLKGPLAP, from the coding sequence ATGAGGAAATTAGCCAATGAAGAATTAAATCGATTGGAAATTGATGAATTCAAAAAGGTCAAGAAAAACCCAATCGTTTTGGTGCTGGACAACGTCAGGAGCATGAATAATGTCGGTTCTGCCTTCAGAACAGGAGATGCATTTTTAATTGAAAAAATTTATTTGTGCGGCATTACAGCCCAGCCCCCTCATAGAGAAATCAATAAAACTGCTTTGGGCGCTACAGATACAGTGGAATGGAAGCATTTTGAAAACACACTTGATGCGGTGGAAGATTTAAAAAAAGATGGTTATCAGGTTTTAAGTGTTGAACAAGCAGAAAACAGTTTAAGCTTAGAAAATTTCACTCCTAAAACTGATGAAAAATATGCTTTCATTTTCGGAAATGAGGTATATGGAGTTGAGCAGGAAGTGGTCGATAAGAGTGATCATTGTTTGGAGATCCCGCAATTTGGCACCAAGCATTCTTTGAATATTTCTGTAAGTATTGGGGTGGTGCTTTGGCATTCGGTATTGAAAGGCCCGCTGGCCCCCTAA
- a CDS encoding YcxB family protein, with the protein MLVKTKKYKLDNGTYIKTGLKNIVKEQWWVFLIALAICSGYAWIPNIWWFIGSFIALLLYFLFWLIQFAGVTQLDQYKILFERLSYEISSQQILIKLNAKQGMPIKWDQIKNAKVGKKAFTLVLSKAQFVYLPYKVFKTENEKKFVETILKRKELIK; encoded by the coding sequence ATGCTTGTTAAAACAAAAAAATATAAGCTGGATAACGGCACTTACATCAAAACAGGATTGAAGAATATCGTCAAAGAACAGTGGTGGGTATTTTTAATTGCCTTGGCTATTTGTTCAGGTTATGCCTGGATTCCCAACATTTGGTGGTTTATAGGTTCTTTTATCGCTTTACTATTATATTTCCTTTTTTGGCTCATTCAATTTGCCGGGGTAACGCAACTGGATCAATATAAAATTCTTTTTGAGCGATTATCTTATGAAATCAGTTCGCAGCAAATTTTAATAAAATTAAATGCTAAGCAAGGCATGCCCATTAAGTGGGATCAAATTAAAAATGCCAAAGTAGGGAAAAAAGCTTTTACATTAGTGCTTTCCAAAGCACAGTTTGTGTACCTTCCGTATAAGGTATTTAAAACAGAGAATGAAAAGAAATTTGTGGAAACCATATTGAAAAGGAAGGAATTGATTAAATAG
- the purN gene encoding phosphoribosylglycinamide formyltransferase produces the protein MTAIKKLAILASGSGSNAEKIIQYFKSNKEIEIVGILTNNENAGVTARAEKAGIAYHVFSKSEFEDGAPVLDFLKSHEVDVVVLAGFLLKISPKITSQYPDRIINIHPALLPKYGGKGMYGHYVHEAVINNQETESGITIHLVNDEYDEGEIIFQAKCSIHPQMGSKQLSAKVQQLEHQHYPKVIEDFVGKLD, from the coding sequence ATGACCGCAATAAAAAAACTTGCCATATTAGCTTCCGGATCAGGGAGCAATGCAGAAAAAATCATCCAGTATTTCAAGAGCAATAAAGAAATTGAAATCGTAGGGATTTTAACTAACAATGAAAATGCAGGCGTGACAGCCAGAGCGGAAAAAGCAGGTATTGCTTATCATGTATTTTCCAAATCGGAATTTGAAGATGGCGCCCCGGTTTTGGATTTTCTAAAATCCCATGAAGTAGATGTGGTGGTTTTGGCAGGTTTCCTTTTAAAAATTTCTCCTAAAATAACATCTCAATATCCTGATAGAATTATCAATATTCATCCGGCTCTTTTACCAAAATATGGTGGAAAAGGAATGTACGGACATTATGTGCATGAAGCAGTGATCAACAATCAGGAAACTGAAAGTGGCATCACCATTCATTTGGTGAATGATGAGTATGATGAAGGGGAAATTATCTTCCAGGCGAAATGCAGCATCCATCCGCAAATGGGTTCTAAGCAACTCAGCGCGAAAGTGCAGCAGTTGGAGCACCAACATTATCCTAAAGTTATTGAGGATTTTGTGGGGAAGCTTGATTAA
- the mutS gene encoding DNA mismatch repair protein MutS, protein MAKTQEAKETPLMKQYNQIKAKYPGALLLFRVGDFYETFGEDAVKASKVLNIILTKRANGSASHIELAGFPHHAMDNYLPKLVRAGHRVAICDQLEDPKSVKGIVKRGVTELVTPGVSFDDNVLETGRNNYLASIHFSKNALGIAFLDISTGEFMTASGNASYIDKLLQGFQPSEIIYSKSARDVFSQKFSDDYNIHHLEDWIYAYDFAYEKLTKQFKTNSLKGFGIESLEEGIIAAGAILHYLEETEHKKIEHIASISRIEEEKYVWMDKFTIRNLELVYPQQEGGIPLIQILDKTLTPMGSRQIKKWMVLPVKDKAVIEERLQIVEAFHKNNDLTESLRTSLKSMGDVERLISKVAVGRVNPRELNQLKKALGLMSPLKKALEESGESALKKLSNQINPCEYLYELIDEQLMEDAPLHTNQGNLIKEGVDHDLDELKKIAFSGKDYLLQLQKREMEKTGITSLKVAYNKVFGYYLEVTNSHKDKVPQEWIRKQTLVNAERYITEELKEYEEKILGAEDKMVVIEQRIFQSLLQNAMDFVSPIQQNARIIAQVDCLLSFAEIARSNDYVKPQISESTVLDIKLGRHPVIEQQLPHGEEYIPNDVFLDNESQQIMIITGPNMAGKSALLRQTALIVLMAQMGCYVPAKSADIGLVDKVFTRVGASDNLSKGESTFMVEMTETASILNNLSDRSLVLMDEIGRGTSTYDGVSIAWSIAEFLHNHPKSKAKTLFATHYHELNQLPHDFPRIKNYNVSVKEIDGEIIFLRKLKKGGSEHSFGIHVAHLAGMPNPVVLRANEIMHHLEKDKIRDKANRKMHEVPKNNYQLNMFEADPVLTEIKDLLDKLDINSMSPVEALLKLNELKSKLK, encoded by the coding sequence ATGGCGAAGACTCAAGAAGCAAAGGAAACCCCTTTAATGAAACAATATAATCAGATAAAAGCCAAATATCCTGGTGCGCTTTTGCTGTTTCGTGTGGGCGATTTTTATGAAACTTTTGGGGAAGATGCCGTGAAGGCGAGTAAAGTCCTCAATATTATCCTGACCAAAAGAGCAAATGGCTCCGCTTCCCATATTGAATTGGCTGGTTTTCCGCATCATGCAATGGATAATTACTTGCCAAAATTGGTTCGTGCTGGACATAGAGTGGCCATTTGTGATCAGTTGGAAGACCCCAAATCCGTAAAGGGAATTGTAAAAAGAGGGGTTACGGAATTGGTCACGCCAGGTGTTAGTTTTGATGATAATGTATTAGAAACAGGAAGAAACAATTACCTGGCATCCATTCACTTTTCAAAAAATGCTTTAGGAATCGCTTTCCTTGATATTTCCACGGGCGAATTTATGACTGCATCCGGAAATGCCTCCTATATTGATAAATTATTGCAAGGTTTTCAGCCATCGGAAATTATTTATTCCAAATCAGCCAGAGATGTATTCTCACAAAAATTCTCTGATGATTATAACATCCATCATCTGGAAGATTGGATTTATGCTTATGATTTTGCCTACGAAAAACTCACCAAGCAATTCAAAACCAATTCTTTAAAAGGTTTTGGGATAGAATCTCTTGAAGAAGGAATTATTGCTGCCGGTGCAATTCTTCATTATTTAGAAGAAACAGAGCACAAAAAAATTGAGCATATTGCCTCTATCTCAAGAATAGAAGAAGAGAAATATGTATGGATGGATAAATTCACCATCCGAAATCTGGAGTTGGTATATCCTCAGCAAGAAGGCGGAATTCCGCTTATTCAAATTCTGGATAAAACCTTGACCCCAATGGGTTCCCGCCAAATAAAAAAGTGGATGGTTTTGCCTGTGAAGGATAAAGCCGTCATTGAAGAACGCTTACAAATCGTGGAGGCTTTTCATAAAAATAATGACTTGACCGAAAGCCTAAGAACTTCCTTGAAATCCATGGGAGATGTGGAAAGATTGATTTCCAAAGTGGCGGTCGGCAGAGTGAACCCAAGAGAGTTGAATCAATTGAAAAAGGCTTTGGGTTTGATGTCTCCTTTGAAAAAAGCTTTAGAAGAATCCGGGGAGTCCGCCTTGAAAAAACTATCCAATCAAATCAATCCTTGTGAATATTTATATGAATTGATTGATGAACAACTCATGGAAGATGCTCCTTTGCATACTAATCAAGGAAACCTGATTAAAGAAGGAGTAGATCATGATTTAGATGAATTAAAGAAAATTGCTTTCTCTGGAAAAGATTATTTGCTTCAACTGCAAAAGCGAGAAATGGAGAAAACGGGTATTACTTCTCTGAAAGTAGCCTATAATAAAGTGTTTGGCTATTATTTAGAAGTGACCAATTCCCATAAGGACAAAGTACCTCAGGAGTGGATTCGAAAGCAGACATTAGTGAATGCGGAAAGATACATCACCGAGGAGCTGAAAGAATATGAGGAAAAAATCTTAGGAGCGGAAGATAAAATGGTGGTGATTGAGCAAAGAATATTTCAATCGCTACTGCAAAACGCCATGGATTTTGTGAGCCCTATTCAGCAAAATGCAAGAATAATTGCGCAAGTAGATTGCTTGCTCAGCTTTGCAGAAATAGCTCGCTCCAATGATTATGTAAAACCACAGATTTCTGAAAGCACCGTTTTAGATATTAAATTAGGGCGACACCCGGTAATCGAACAGCAATTGCCTCATGGAGAAGAGTACATTCCGAATGATGTGTTCCTGGATAATGAGAGCCAGCAAATCATGATTATTACCGGGCCTAACATGGCGGGTAAATCTGCTTTGTTGAGGCAAACTGCTTTAATTGTTTTAATGGCACAAATGGGATGTTATGTTCCAGCAAAATCAGCGGATATTGGGTTAGTGGATAAAGTTTTCACCAGAGTTGGTGCTTCCGATAATTTATCAAAAGGAGAATCAACCTTTATGGTGGAGATGACGGAAACCGCCAGCATTTTAAATAATCTTTCAGACAGAAGTTTGGTACTAATGGATGAAATCGGGCGAGGAACCAGTACTTATGATGGCGTTTCTATCGCCTGGAGTATAGCCGAATTTTTACATAATCACCCGAAATCAAAAGCGAAAACCCTTTTTGCGACTCATTATCATGAGTTGAATCAGTTACCCCATGATTTCCCAAGAATCAAAAATTATAATGTTTCGGTAAAGGAAATTGATGGAGAAATCATCTTTTTGCGAAAGCTGAAAAAAGGAGGAAGTGAGCATAGTTTTGGTATTCATGTGGCACATTTAGCGGGGATGCCCAATCCTGTGGTGTTGAGAGCCAATGAAATCATGCATCATTTGGAGAAGGATAAAATTAGGGACAAAGCCAACCGCAAAATGCATGAGGTTCCCAAAAATAATTATCAACTCAATATGTTTGAAGCAGATCCTGTGCTTACTGAAATTAAAGATTTATTGGATAAGCTGGACATCAATTCCATGTCACCAGTGGAGGCTTTGCTGAAGTTGAATGAATTGAAGAGTAAATTGAAATAA